The Acidobacteriaceae bacterium nucleotide sequence CGAAGGGCTGGACGAAGAAGCGGCTGGAGCTGCCGGAGAACTCGGCGATCGCTATTGTTTCGACCGACGACGAGAGCGGACGCTTTGTGCTGAGCGCAACCGGCTTCCTGACGCCTACGACGTTGTTCCTGGGCGATGCGAAAACGGGTTCGCTGAAGGCGATCAAGACGGCACCGGCGCGCTTTGATGCGAGCAAGGACGTCGTCGAGCAGTACTTCGCGACGTCGAAGGACGGCACGAAGGTGCCTTACTTCATCGTCCACCCGAAGGAGATGAAGCTTGACGGTACGAACCCCACGCTGCTGACGGCGTACGGTGGCTTCGAGGTCTCGCGGACGCCTGCGTACAACGCCATCACCGGTAAGCTGTGGCTGGAGAAGGGCGGCGTCTACGTGCTGGCGAACATCCGCGGCGGTGGCGAGTTTGGCCCGGCGTGGCATGAGGCTGGTTTGAAGACGAAGCGTCAGGTGATCTATGACGACTTTGCTGCGGTGGGAGAAGACCTGATTCGCCGCAAGATTACGTCGACGCCGCACCTTGGGATCGAGGGTGGATCGAACGGTGGTCTGCTGATGGGTGTGGAGATGACGGAGCGTCCGGAGCTTTGGGGCGCGGTCATCATCGAGGTGCCGCTGCTCGATATGCTGCGCATGGAGAAGATCGCAGCCGGTGCAAGCTGGGTGGGCGAGTACGGCTCGCCGAGCCATCCGGACGAGCTGGCTTTCTGGCTGGCGCACTCGCCGTACAACCAGTTGAAGCCGGGCGTAACGTACCCCGATCCGTTCATCTGGACGACGACGAAGGATGATCGCGTCGGTCCGCAGCATGCCCGTAAGTTTGCCGCGAAGATGGCCGAGTTCCATGATCCGTATCTCTTCTACGAGGTCATCGAAGGCGGCCACGGATCAGGCGCGGACGCAAAGCAGACGGCGCACACGGACGCGATGAACTACATCTACCTGCAGGAAAAACTGATGAAGTAGAGGTCATCGGAGGGAACGTAAACGAGGGGCATGGCGAAAGCCATGCCCCTCGTTTTTGATTTCTAGAAAGTGGAAAGTTACTCAGGAACGACTTCGTGGATCGTGTAGAGCTTCTTGATTTCCATGATGCGCTTGCCGGTGGGGATGACGATGGTGACTTCGTCGCCGACTTCCTTGTTCAGCAGTGATCGGCCGATCGGCGAGGTCGTCGAAATGAGGCCCTTGGCTACGTCGGCTTCTTCGCTCATCACCAGCTTGTAGGTCATCTCCTGGTCCTTGGCCTCTTCATAGACCACAACCGTAGAGCCAAAGCCGACGCGGTCCGTCGGCAGGTTGTCGAGGTTGACCAGAGCGAGTTCGCCCATGCGCTTCTTCAACTGGCCGAGGCGCGCGTTGACGAACTCCTGGCGCTGCTTGGCCATGTGGTATTCGGCGTTTTCGCTGAGGTCGCCGAGGGCGACGGCCTTCTTGATTTCCGCGGGGAGTTCGGTGGTGAGTTCGTGCTCAAGCACCTTGATCTGCTCGGTGAGAGCTTTGAGAATATCCTGCATATCTGGGTGCTCGCTCAATGGCGACCGCGCGCGAGTGTCAGCAGCGACCGCCGGGGGATTGAACGTCCATTATACGGCGCGGGGGCGAAATTACACGTCTGCGCCGTCGGGATCGGGCAGCAGCGTTGGGCCCTCTCGTTGCGAAA carries:
- a CDS encoding transcription elongation factor GreA, with product MQDILKALTEQIKVLEHELTTELPAEIKKAVALGDLSENAEYHMAKQRQEFVNARLGQLKKRMGELALVNLDNLPTDRVGFGSTVVVYEEAKDQEMTYKLVMSEEADVAKGLISTTSPIGRSLLNKEVGDEVTIVIPTGKRIMEIKKLYTIHEVVPE